tccgtccagggtgtatcctgccttgatgcccaatgacgcctgagataggcacaggctcccagtgacccgaggtagttcggataagcggtagaagatgaatgaatgaatgattgaatagaaaagaatttttaacaagttaaatattcaaatagtaataaaatacaaaaatattgtaGCCAGAAATGCAAAGGATTGCTAAAGGAGAAGAAACTGTTATAACCAGCTTAATGTGCACCTGAGTGGATCTACCATGCTAACAGTGAAACAGGAAAATTAGAAACTGTTATGTTCTGATGTCTATGTTCAGAGTCTCCTTAGTTGATCCTGATCATTAAACTGACTCAAGTCTATGACTTTACTGTATGTGGATGAATTTAAGTGGGAATCACAATGTAGTCATGGTGGAGCACCTCCACCCACAGCTGGAGGGGTTGAGTGCTCTGGTGATAATGATCTCTTTGATGGGGCTCCTGCTGATGCCGTGAATCTTGAGCAGCAGGTCCATAGTGATGTTGTGAGGTGGCTCATGATATCTTCACTGATGAAGCTGCCTCCTGCACCTGAGTCGAGCGGTGTTGTGAGTATTCCACAACAACTGGTAGTATGAAGGAATGGTGAGACAGTGACTGGGAGGGGTAACAGTGATGTGTAAGGGGGCTTGTTCTGCTCATTGCTGCTCTGGAAGAGACCTTGCTGATGACCCCATTCACAACTGGGATTAATCATGATTAATCATCTTCGGTGATTCAGTTGTAAGTGGACATTGTTAAGTATAGGTATGAGTAGGGTCTGATGTGTCTGAGATCCAATGAGATCCAATCACTTTAACTACCTAGACAGATGCTCTGTATCAAATATGTTCTGGGTTACTCAATGGACATCAGCTATGACTGAGAGAGAAGAAACTGTTACTGCTCATCAACCTCAAAAAGATTATAAGGCCATCTCCGAATGTGAAATTCATCATTCTACTGTGAGAAGCATTGTGATGAAGAGCCTTCAGTGTTTAGTATTTCTGTGAATACAAAACCATATCTGTGTGTCTCAGACTGCACTGAAGGGCCACCTAATCAATGGTGTCATTCCTTTACCATAATCATTGTGAGACACTATATTCACTCTAAAAACTGTCATTAGCGGGAAAAGGCAGGGTTCTCAAACTGATGAGGAAGACTCTCTAACATCCTGATTACTCATCACCATACTGTGTAAAACAGTCTAACTCTTTCTCTGGCAAGATAtctcagcatcagcatcagacTCATTGTGACATCTAGCAAGTCCTTTGACAGGACGACCTGCTTACTGGATCAGATCAGACAGATGTCAtcgagatgatatgaggaagaaaccttgagatgaaccagactcTGAATGGAACCTTATCCTCACTGGCAGTGTTGGCTCAAGTGTTTAAGATGACTGAAGaatcagagaccaagagccaagttacagtataataaaatagtttattttGTCTAAACCATGTTGGATACAGCCGGCTTTtataatgatgtgtgtatgaaattGAGGCATAGAAACTTTTCTTATTACCACCACATATACATGACAGCCCAGTATAATTCTTCTCTTCAAGATATTAGATAATTAGATAATACCTAAAACTAAGATAGGAGAAAACCAGAAGAAGTGCAGAACATCAGAACCTAAGAACAGACAGGTGTACATCACAAGTGAAGAAAGTcagattcatttcaattattctgaaaatgaaataaactctAAATGTTAAACTCTAAAACTACTCAAATTAACCATATAACataattatacacattttattgatGAAAGATAATTTGCTATATTGAGAGATTTAACCCAAATGCGATccccagctttttttttaaagtatggTACAGTTGCAACGACTCGGCGCTTCAAACATGCTGTCATCAGTGTCATCAATTGTCACACAAGTGTCTTGGTTTCTTGAAGTCCCGGTGGCTGATGTGTAGGTGGACTGTGTTCGAGTGCTGCTGGAGGTGGTTGattgtgtgtttacattaattGTGTAAAAACTGTTTGCTTGCTCTGTCGAATACCCGGTTATCAGAAGAAAGTCGTCTAAGCTCAGACCCCGGATATCCCTAATAAGGCGTCTGCTGATTTGGTAGGTGGCATGTTTGTTGAAATTTGACCGATCACTGTGCTCAGTCACAAAAAGTGTTTTCAACCACTTGTTGTTAACTCCGACTATGATGCGGTCCTTGTTACTCATCTTGTTGTAGCTTTCATAATCTTCCCAGACATAAAGAGGCATGTTATACGCTGCTGTTTTGCTCAGATTTCCCAACTCATAGTAACGGAATGTCACATCAGGCAGAAGTTTTTGACCATTTCTTTCATACCTGTTCTGAAATGGGTGGAACCCAAATTGTCCATTCCCAGGATAGCAACTCAAATGCAAGGCATTGTTCTGATCAAAAGTGAGACAGTCTTTAGCAAACCAGTACAGCAGCTTTAGGCCATGTCTTGGCTGAGGCTGACCGAACCCAGTCTGCTTCAGCTTGTCTATTTCATCCAGTGTCCTCATGGTGACTTCTGACgaggtattaaaaataaaagaaaaaaattagacTGAGATCTATTCATAAAAGCCATtaactacacactaaatacaaTTATTAGCCTTTAAAATTAACGTTCAAAAGACTTATTTCTGTATTGAATAATAAAATCCGAGCTGGATGTGAATTTTATAGATAACACAATTTGTTGTGATCACTTGTGCTACTATTCCACTAGGGTTGCAAAGcggtggaaagtttccggtaaatttccggaaactttccacaggaacttaatctggggaattttggaaatattccaaattggaaactttatgggaatttatgggaatttacaggaatttatgggaattatttggaaatatagggaaatgtatataaactatatcatatacagacataaataatcattttgtttggtcataagcagacatgcatgcaaggtaatacaaattttaaaaatgacgtcttggctgatttaattgtaagtagaactttaattgattctttcattgagtaacacaaaaacataataaacattattatgcttgtaataaacataataaacctaataattgtatttttttattgttttattgttttattgtatttttttaattgtaatatttttttttatttcactgggagtgagtgtgtgtgtgtgggggggggtgtcatcaaattatctgtgcatgtggtaacactcctaatatACTGCTTAgtaaggtgtatatatataatacaactatataaactatgtaAACTATATAATAGTTAGTAAGGtggttattaagtttaggtattgggtacaattaagaatgtagaataaggtcatgcagaataaggcattaatatgtgcttaataagtactaataaatagccaatattctattaatattcatgctaataagcaactagttaaatgaccctaaaataaagtgttactgtgcatgttatggaagaaggCAAGTATATGCAGGGGGTTTgacctcaatggccctccagtaagcagtgtgctgtgtgcaagtgaccaaGGAatacagggtacaaattcaacttaaaattgcgttaaatcttgttgttttaagcaaaattatgctgcaagattttttttaactacagtacatttaagttccttgttatagacaactctgcatttttttttaattcccagtttatttccatatattcccgttaattcccatggaaagtttccagccttgaaaattcccagaattttgcaaccctacatTCCACTGAAGTAATTTTCATGCAAGGTTCATTAAGGAGCTTTGTTCCatgtctgtatataaaaaaattttatgtGATATGATTTGTACTTCCCatgtctatatttatatagtacATCTATTCCTCTTTCACAATCTGGTGCTAGGATCCACCaagaaaaataaacttcttAAGTATAAAAAACTTCTTACCCTGATAAGGTGTTGAACAGCAGAGGACAAAAAcctacattatacagtatatacagtacaatgtatACAGGCTTGTAGaacctgtttgtttttatctctaTTCAAAGCACTTCCTCTTTCCACTTTCAAAGCAATTCTGAGAGCTGGATTGCAAGGAAACAGAAACTTATCTTTACATACTGGTTACTGCGCAGAACTAAATCTCAgaactggtttaaaaaaatatccatCATTCAACGTTTGTAGCTTAAAGCACAAAAATAAGTCTTTGtacttaccttttttttttatagaataatAGATAATCTCCTCTGAAGAACAACAATCAATGGGATTAGAAGATGAGATTGTATGGCAAATCAAAGAAGTGATTTGAAGCAACAGGAAAGAAATtaagaattaaatgtaaatggtgtggtacacacacacacacacacacacacacacacacacacacacacacacacacacacagagagactccTCCTCCAGCTttgcaacaacacacacacacacacacacacagactcctcCTCCAGctttgcaacacacacacacacacacacacacacacacacacacacacacacacagactcctcCTCCAGCTttgcaacaacacacacacatgcacacacacacacagactcctcCTTCAGCTttgcaacaacaacacacacacacacacacacacacacacacacacacacacacacacacaaagatcagAATGAAAAGTATAATGTTAATGATTCAACATTTGAACACATTACGAATTACAGCATTGCTATTTTAGTTTATTGTGAAAAAATTacctttaaaattaaaattacacttttacatattgcatttttaagctatttagtgtttaattattcatattacatacatctaaaatatattttccaatAAAAGCAGGAGATTTTGTTGTACTAATTACACTGTATGAATATGGTAAAGGAGTTTTACTGTATTCttcaaaaattctttttttagtaAACAAAATTAACCTCCAATTATTTACAACTTATAATACTTTACtacttaatatattattattattattattattattattattatcatcagatattataaattattaggaacatttattatttatattattatcattatattctatcatttattattacatatctttttatttgtataaacatTCATGCCATTATTTGGTTAGAATTATCAGGAGGGACCTACCAGGATAGAGCTAGTCAGGAGGAATAGTAATATGTCCAGACTGGTGCAGAAAGGCAGGATATATCAAATATCATGTCAGTACAATTGTGGTGAGCTGAACAAACAACATGCAGACTACAGAACCAGAAGCCACAAACACAGCCCTGTTTTTGTACAACTTTACAGTAAAgtataaaaacacaagaaaatcattttaaagtttaGATTTAAATCACTGTTTATCTCTAAGATTTATCCCTAGTGAGCAAACCTGAGGTGAGGatagtgaggaaaaactccctgagatggtgtgaggaagaaaccttgagaggaaccagactcagaagtgaacctcatcctcatttgggtgacactggacaggaaataatgtcaatgtaaatgtttgtagtccagtggaattgtgaTGAGTCGAGTGGAAATTAGATAAAAACATGGCCAATTTTGTTGcagggagaaacagagaaaccaAAACTGAAAATCTGGCATTCTGGAAAATCTATCTGGCATCAGTTACTGCTCAATGTGgtttctgtttaattttctgATGATGATTTCCTCACAGCACATTTTATTAGTTAGGAAACAGAAACTTATCTGCTCTGAGACACTGGGAGTGTAGAAATGGTATGAGACACTGGGAGTGTAGGAACATTCCTCtccttaattaattaatgtatttattaatttatttattaattgaatttaattaaaaaagaaaaacctcatGTTTAGGGGAGTAATGTGTTgcgatgatttttttttctctgtgttgctaatggatccatccatccatccatccatccatccatccatctgttctaCTTACATTTGAATAGAATTGTGACTTATTTTTTCTGCAACATTCAAAGGGTTAAAAGTTCACTATGTATCTCTAAGTGCCACCTATACAGCAAGTGGGAGTTCTAGGGAGCAAAAGCTaccataaaaaagaaaacaatacgAAGGTCCAGTCATTCAATCATTCCTGGGGTTAAAAAGAGAGGTTTGCTGGAAGTTTTCCTCTTCCTTCAAACCATCATCACCTACTCATCTGTACTATAATTTCATCTCTATTACAAGTTCCCTTTTAAGGAAAAGGGGCGGAGACGAGCAGCTCATTTTTGCTGGTGGGTGTGGCTAAGAAAACATACCAATGTCTGGGTGATTTAAAGAGGAAATGTTGAGTCAGTACTCTGGAGTCATGTGACCGAGTTTGTAATGGTGGATTGTGGAAaattgtgtctctttgtgtcagAAGCTGAACACAGACCTGATATTGGGGATTAGTTTAAAACCCAACAGATATTAAACAGACGAGTTTATTTTACATAGTGCTGTAGACAGGAGCCACTGCAGACATTTCATGTGTTAACTATTAATGTTAGTAACTATTTTATGGATGTGGTCTGATTTCTTTATTCATCTTCATCAACTCAAATGCTTCATCAAAAACTCATTACAGATTCTGTTCGTCTTTGTAATGTTGGCTTCATGAAACAAGGGTTTAAACTCAAAGTAGTCCGAGAAGCTGAAAATGGTTGTGTGGTCACCAAGAACCCGGGTGACCTGATGGACATCCAGCTAaattcaaaagtttacacatgcAAAATACAAGATTtctcattatttaaacattacctttattttgcatattttacaTTGATACCATTGAGCTATCATGTATATCTTTAACCAGAAATTGTTCTGgacatcacagacacactctctacACTTTATTAGAATTCATTCCAGTAAATTCCTAGAGAACACAATCTTAGTGTCCATGGCATATTTTGAACTAGCTAAAGCTGGCAACCCGCACCTAAATCCCTGAATACTGCTCCTCCTCAGAGCTGAACCATATCTCAGCAACTcaacatcattattatcataGTATTATTATGTGAGCAGAATTATAAAGAGTTGTGTGGATTTTCACCACCTGCCCCTCAGAACCTGCCCCTTCCCCCATTACGGAACAATTTGATGGTTTTAACCAACACCAAACCCCTTGTTGTTCCACtgcaaaaacataaaacaacaatcTGTACCATATACATCATGGTATAACTGGTAAAACTGGTATACACCATCACACTTTCTATATGACCAGCAACTCagttaatacaatataaaacccaacacagatCCCAAAGTACAACCTGTAAAGAGTCGTATGGAAGTGAATCGTTCTAGCTTTTTAGTccattataataaacatttgttaTTGTTGGTCAGAAGCTAAGAACATGATGTCTGAACATCAGTCTGCACCACATGACATTTGGCGTGTTCTCCATTCCCAGCCATCACAGACCCTTCTCTCATCCCATCACCCAAG
The Tachysurus vachellii isolate PV-2020 chromosome 6, HZAU_Pvac_v1, whole genome shotgun sequence genome window above contains:
- the LOC132847693 gene encoding uncharacterized protein LOC132847693; translated protein: MRTLDEIDKLKQTGFGQPQPRHGLKLLYWFAKDCLTFDQNNALHLSCYPGNGQFGFHPFQNRYERNGQKLLPDVTFRYYELGNLSKTAAYNMPLYVWEDYESYNKMSNKDRIIVGVNNKWLKTLFVTEHSDRSNFNKHATYQISRRLIRDIRGLSLDDFLLITGYSTEQANSFYTINVNTQSTTSSSTRTQSTYTSATGTSRNQDTCVTIDDTDDSMFEAPSRCNCTIL